In Halobacillus litoralis, one DNA window encodes the following:
- a CDS encoding phage tail tape measure protein, which produces MASQKSIDIIIEAHNRASKELSKLYQDMNRVEEFGRTLQDVSKGFLMFGGAVAGGAGLATAQYAKLEQVLADTASIMGRTKGDFTDLEKTAREYGNTTSFTAEQSGQAMKVLAQYGYGAKDMQNLLNTTIKTSTAHQYDLTRATEILVSQFKVWEKQGYTIADISDVMSKATNISSSSMERFRYSLKYLSPMASELGVSFEEMTAQMALLSDAGINAETVGTSLRSIYSRLLDPSKQAKKVLEEYGLTMEELNPQTQGFANVIETVSKANMSAGDTFAVFGQEASSAINAFTGRGADALREYEKQLNNASGTMEQMYDTQVATLIKQLQILWSKIKEFSYVIGKVMMPYIKQAVSALQSFMDWLNGLDQSTKKTIAQVIILTGVVASIAGIFLFASGTLVLMATAMTKLKGQLSALGGYKGIFKVLFAPLGRVWGLIMKVGRAFLIVASHLMRFINPVTIVITTVISLAVLLYKAWTNNWFGIRDKTKIVMDAVTSFIQKATNWIVMAWNKTINWFKTLPAKLNTWIVGAWQGVVTWVTNLVSSLRTSIFNFFVGILTDTGQTQAQAVATVRQAWTNIKNFFIQTFNILKFLFFDVWVTLFNFLKVKSNQMWQYVVLIWNGVYNYLATKLNQIKVFFSAVWNAIWTTILKPILMAIWNFIKVVWTNIVTQIQIAMTILKGIISASWSLIWGVIRGILSVILGFIKASWTTITNFTQWAWQSIKSVIDMFLQIIKNIIAFWVNLIAGNWDEAWQNVINILETVWETIWGIVDGGLDTIIETIEGWFNIAKNSGEGFMTAFADGVSGAIGAVTGAIDGVLEKARNFLPFSDAKEGPLSDLTLSGYSMMTAFAKGATQAKSLLSSKIGNTLSGAMNGGMSGKYAIEGMRSRGMRGGFRQQQPSAPSNNVEKIEININGADEQDREALADEVMRQIQDQLGEG; this is translated from the coding sequence ATGGCTTCACAAAAGTCAATAGATATTATCATTGAAGCTCATAACAGGGCTTCAAAGGAATTAAGTAAACTCTATCAAGATATGAATAGAGTTGAAGAGTTTGGAAGAACTCTACAGGATGTTTCAAAAGGATTCTTGATGTTTGGTGGCGCTGTAGCTGGTGGCGCTGGGCTTGCTACTGCTCAGTATGCAAAGCTAGAGCAGGTCTTAGCTGACACTGCTTCTATCATGGGTAGGACTAAAGGCGACTTCACAGACCTAGAGAAAACAGCTAGGGAATATGGTAATACAACCTCTTTCACTGCTGAACAGTCTGGTCAAGCCATGAAGGTCTTGGCTCAGTATGGTTATGGTGCTAAGGATATGCAGAATCTACTTAACACTACCATTAAAACCTCAACAGCCCATCAATATGACCTCACAAGGGCTACTGAAATTCTAGTATCTCAATTCAAGGTCTGGGAAAAGCAAGGCTACACTATAGCTGACATTTCAGACGTTATGTCCAAGGCGACCAACATTTCAAGCTCTAGTATGGAGAGATTCAGATACTCTCTGAAATACCTTTCACCTATGGCTAGTGAGTTAGGGGTATCATTCGAGGAAATGACTGCTCAGATGGCTCTACTATCTGATGCTGGTATCAATGCTGAAACAGTAGGTACTTCACTCAGGAGTATTTATTCGAGGCTACTTGATCCATCAAAACAGGCTAAGAAGGTGCTAGAAGAATATGGCTTGACTATGGAAGAGCTTAACCCACAGACCCAAGGCTTTGCTAATGTGATTGAGACAGTTTCCAAGGCTAACATGAGCGCTGGTGATACCTTTGCAGTGTTTGGTCAGGAAGCATCAAGCGCTATCAATGCTTTCACAGGTCGAGGGGCAGATGCTCTAAGAGAGTACGAGAAACAGCTTAACAATGCCAGTGGAACAATGGAACAGATGTATGACACTCAAGTTGCCACACTGATTAAACAGCTACAAATTCTATGGTCTAAGATCAAGGAATTTTCTTATGTAATTGGTAAGGTCATGATGCCATATATCAAGCAGGCTGTATCAGCCTTGCAGAGCTTCATGGACTGGCTGAATGGTTTGGATCAGAGTACCAAGAAAACGATAGCTCAAGTAATTATCCTTACTGGGGTGGTTGCTAGTATTGCAGGGATTTTCTTGTTTGCCAGTGGAACGCTGGTTCTGATGGCTACTGCCATGACTAAGCTGAAAGGGCAACTCTCTGCTCTAGGTGGCTACAAAGGGATTTTCAAGGTTCTATTTGCCCCATTAGGAAGAGTCTGGGGCTTGATTATGAAAGTAGGAAGAGCTTTCTTAATTGTAGCTTCACACTTAATGAGGTTTATTAACCCAGTAACCATTGTAATCACAACAGTTATCTCACTAGCTGTACTGCTTTACAAGGCATGGACTAATAATTGGTTTGGGATCAGAGATAAGACCAAGATAGTTATGGATGCAGTAACCTCATTCATCCAGAAGGCAACAAACTGGATCGTGATGGCATGGAACAAAACTATTAATTGGTTCAAGACCTTGCCAGCTAAGCTAAACACATGGATTGTTGGTGCTTGGCAGGGAGTAGTTACATGGGTGACTAACCTAGTAAGCTCTCTCAGAACAAGTATTTTCAACTTCTTTGTAGGTATCTTGACTGACACAGGGCAAACACAGGCTCAGGCAGTCGCTACAGTGAGACAGGCTTGGACAAACATTAAGAACTTTTTCATTCAGACGTTTAACATTCTGAAATTCTTGTTCTTTGATGTTTGGGTAACTCTATTCAACTTCCTTAAAGTGAAGTCAAACCAGATGTGGCAGTATGTTGTTCTGATCTGGAATGGGGTTTATAACTACCTTGCAACAAAACTTAACCAGATCAAGGTGTTTTTCTCTGCTGTGTGGAACGCTATTTGGACAACAATACTCAAGCCTATCCTAATGGCAATCTGGAATTTCATTAAGGTAGTCTGGACTAATATAGTCACTCAGATTCAAATTGCAATGACGATATTGAAGGGTATCATTTCTGCTTCATGGTCATTGATCTGGGGAGTAATTAGAGGCATCCTTTCAGTAATCCTTGGATTCATCAAGGCGAGCTGGACAACCATTACTAACTTCACTCAATGGGCTTGGCAGTCCATCAAGTCTGTAATTGATATGTTCCTACAGATCATCAAGAATATTATTGCTTTCTGGGTAAATCTTATCGCTGGAAACTGGGATGAGGCTTGGCAGAATGTCATTAATATTTTAGAGACAGTCTGGGAAACAATCTGGGGCATTGTTGATGGTGGACTTGACACAATCATTGAGACTATCGAAGGTTGGTTCAATATAGCCAAGAACTCAGGTGAAGGCTTTATGACTGCCTTTGCAGATGGTGTAAGTGGCGCTATTGGTGCTGTCACAGGTGCTATTGATGGAGTCCTAGAGAAAGCAAGGAACTTCCTGCCATTCTCTGATGCGAAAGAAGGACCCCTCTCAGACTTGACATTATCAGGTTATTCCATGATGACAGCCTTTGCTAAAGGTGCTACTCAGGCTAAGTCATTATTAAGTAGCAAGATTGGTAATACCCTTTCTGGTGCTATGAATGGTGGCATGAGTGGTAAATATGCAATCGAAGGAATGAGAAGCAGAGGCATGAGGGGTGGATTTAGGCAACAGCAACCTTCTGCCCCATCCAACAATGTTGAGAAGATTGAAATTAATATCAATGGTGCTGATGAACAGGACAGAGAGGCACTTGCAGATGAGGTTATGAGGCAGATTCAAGACCAACTAGGGGAGGGCTAA
- a CDS encoding phage tail protein, with protein MAIRPIYEVWKIDENNNEIQEFPFLKVNYKNKMMKIPTFYFTIPRNAETELSAPAKGDKIKITRNYNDAFAGFIEHVEVRETTLYFKGRGVSMEWQDYIRSSRLSYSNDQTRSVINDMAYDIGWNLDGVEQIGFNKFKIDFQNYQDRLKELAVRNNAEFRFNDFDRLIQFGSEVGDDLHLDVKFMRGYNMNDLSVKKDEQETYDYVIALGAGDGVNQLVATAGSGNKRKVFKNKEIEDQGDLQNFADKKLAEGDQPAIVRYKCKIDNSIFNFDIGDTVWVEDDKNMISQKMRIMEYSLTFDETEQIEVSLANRNETLVDFFKNMEKGIDTLSNVHHSSAVQVGKMVITDENNIPNSLEVEDSTFVNKSSGKTIGDIEADVEANKIVKQPLAPSNPSDGQLWLDTDSTPNVVYRWDEGSSSWKESSAVSASQIGAEKAIYKQGHAPADTEALWLDTDPTPNVLKRYDDGQANWVKVTPTQASEVGAYNTSEIDNMLSDFVDATVYSNKIADLEDQIDGNITSHFGSGVPTLSNSPAVNWDTTAKKDAHLGDLYYDNDTGRGYRFQNNGSYFWKELKDSDIQKALSDASDAQDTADSKRRVFVVQPTVPYDKGDLWADDSSGSEKVYRATVSKSDSGSFSQSDWKLISDITNENTANDTDNVNGESSSSVQGKAQDGKDAKDKIDSDVGSETIENTTDSQSKANDARDEAIQHTDFTTGNLVNNVMKSGSTYRWHVKSSYTDDSTLSVADVTFDTESVKGFELNATTDSMVLSDRIKVDMSKAYELSLWMKADAGDPSAKEYFGIYAFNSSGSKVGVKEVSISDGSVNDSDNSNPYFWDGQTSTNWVRRTAYLLPFGFNSADVVNMGINVEDAFIMNGDIDEIEFRFLNWSNNGTARSIYVTNTKMIEVSGGIKDIIDKSKEDAENFTTGYAEKKVTKGTAFPSAPDVGQLFIDESIQPNVWYKYDGSEWVNLTPQYADEIKYTDGQDVETLQPAQGGADVTGQNTANDTQKVNGTASSTVESNASAGKGASDDLTNNANFDRANHVIVYDDGTNVDSLKPASAGADVTGDNTANDTSNVNGESASSVKSKAQKGSDAKDKITSDVGSNTIENTTDAQSKANTAENNAKFDGGWGIAYNVKDGDGAFLQHPDGSALDDAYTYEVTARTKGTSTESTAIATFQSKGDGNGWDLIHIYRMGTSSNHPRFYLSNGKPAISTWHTSYYYVEVSHSRKRGRKSASKAVEDNAKSYTEGWSEQNADVTGNNTANDVQTGAGKAVVESGADKTSNNTANDVQTGAGKAVVESGADKTSNNTSADTSKVNGTSASTVKNNASAGKSASDDLDSNVNIDRAGNRVKYSDGNDVDDLQPSESGATSGADWETNVSNKPKTFRVVTVGNSSTTHPTGAGIYNESGSKIDAGSRSYNLSVLDRTTQTWDSHTTYDVYSSASEAGNLATALNNLGSDKIIVLFTYDEPKKNRLNNSLPQAIKRAGGSRTIFESSNFKHRGAYILIGIGGIGEGNGLELYAGDVDSDSDAWVETKITVEKGNIQLGTTKSKMDADDLQGKVDGATQIKDYSITTSLIDTQGLDASVVLANYVDADNVEVKSSNSDTTINSNGVTVKGGSFYLKDDNTNDTYSIVPKTNLIADHSFEMQEGFGTVDGNGYQDIVDNGNDELRNWNLIGSPKLLSAIEAGIYEGGVDTPFGGQSVIVNHDHYVRQRVNVRANEQYSISFHAHYQNITATQGTPQLVVQFLGDGSVVQTDYYSFSKPDNTWGKYDRHIVEGIYAPNDMSNYADAHMRLYFRTEGSNYVGIDGVQVVQSPTATSYDPEDQIWKLRRGIDKYPLIDAVEGTDIGGINTLGANTISGNVVQGGAFRGSDVDLDGVLRMTDLTNGYRTVLQRWGNGEFGYPLLLQGGDTTIIAGGEGGNKLKDNVSGEHLYLGADGDVIVKTDLTNKSASSAPHFKFDNTGWFDIPKGMNITVGSGNVAQLATTGDRILCTDDFSIAENKGFKSDHNNGYIMKDHGNGNVTLSATGNRLYIGYYATNELRLTYDTGSGKFIMFNDDGTGSEGGEPTMKPNDHQFGYIGTSGRAFYQMHAYQFVNSSSEEIKTDISETDTKEMLDLVNSMRVKRYKGKNEAKRKGEKVEKNGKEKDFDTFGVIIEEVEELPNATKILDDEQKGVNVYSYASAIGGAVQELSKENKELREELEELKGEMRKWNNKGKSQ; from the coding sequence ATGGCAATCAGACCTATATATGAAGTATGGAAGATTGATGAGAATAACAATGAGATTCAAGAGTTTCCTTTTCTGAAGGTAAACTATAAAAACAAGATGATGAAAATACCTACTTTCTACTTTACGATTCCTAGAAATGCTGAAACTGAGCTTTCTGCCCCAGCTAAGGGTGACAAGATCAAGATTACTAGGAATTATAATGATGCCTTTGCAGGTTTCATTGAGCATGTAGAAGTGAGAGAAACTACACTCTATTTCAAAGGTAGAGGGGTTTCTATGGAGTGGCAAGACTATATAAGAAGTAGCAGGCTCTCTTATTCTAATGACCAGACAAGGTCAGTCATTAATGATATGGCTTATGACATTGGTTGGAATTTGGATGGAGTTGAGCAGATAGGCTTCAATAAATTCAAAATTGACTTCCAGAACTACCAAGACAGGCTGAAAGAGCTTGCAGTCAGGAATAATGCAGAGTTTAGGTTCAATGACTTTGACAGACTGATCCAGTTTGGCTCTGAGGTTGGGGATGACCTACACCTTGACGTTAAATTCATGAGAGGCTACAACATGAACGATCTTTCAGTCAAAAAGGATGAGCAAGAAACCTATGATTATGTCATTGCCCTTGGTGCTGGTGATGGAGTCAATCAGCTAGTCGCTACTGCTGGCAGTGGGAACAAGCGCAAGGTCTTTAAGAATAAGGAAATCGAAGACCAAGGCGACCTACAGAACTTTGCAGACAAGAAACTAGCAGAAGGCGACCAGCCAGCTATTGTCAGGTATAAATGTAAGATTGATAACTCTATCTTTAATTTTGATATTGGAGATACAGTGTGGGTTGAAGACGACAAGAACATGATCTCTCAAAAGATGAGGATTATGGAGTACAGCCTAACATTCGATGAGACAGAACAGATTGAGGTATCACTGGCAAACAGAAACGAGACTCTAGTTGACTTCTTCAAGAACATGGAGAAAGGGATCGACACTCTTTCTAATGTCCACCACTCTTCTGCTGTCCAAGTAGGAAAGATGGTCATTACAGATGAGAACAATATCCCTAACAGCCTAGAGGTTGAAGACAGTACCTTTGTAAACAAGTCCAGTGGCAAGACCATTGGTGACATTGAGGCTGATGTTGAGGCGAACAAGATTGTTAAGCAACCCCTTGCCCCATCTAACCCTAGTGATGGTCAACTTTGGCTAGATACTGACTCTACACCTAATGTTGTTTACAGGTGGGATGAAGGAAGCTCTTCATGGAAAGAGTCAAGCGCTGTGAGCGCAAGCCAGATAGGGGCAGAAAAGGCTATCTACAAGCAAGGTCATGCACCAGCAGACACAGAAGCTCTCTGGCTAGACACTGACCCCACCCCAAACGTCTTGAAGCGCTATGACGATGGACAAGCTAACTGGGTGAAAGTTACACCTACCCAAGCTAGTGAAGTGGGTGCTTATAATACTTCTGAAATTGACAACATGCTTTCTGACTTTGTGGATGCCACTGTTTACAGCAATAAGATCGCTGACCTTGAGGATCAAATAGATGGGAACATTACTTCTCACTTTGGCTCTGGTGTACCAACCCTCAGTAATAGCCCTGCTGTGAACTGGGACACGACAGCTAAGAAAGATGCTCACTTAGGCGACCTTTACTATGACAATGACACTGGCAGAGGCTACAGATTCCAAAACAATGGATCGTACTTCTGGAAAGAGCTTAAGGATTCAGATATTCAAAAGGCTCTATCAGATGCCTCAGATGCTCAAGACACAGCAGACAGCAAGCGAAGAGTCTTTGTGGTACAGCCTACAGTACCTTATGACAAAGGTGATTTATGGGCTGATGATTCTAGTGGCAGTGAGAAAGTCTATCGAGCTACAGTTTCTAAGTCAGATAGTGGCTCATTCTCTCAAAGCGACTGGAAGCTCATTTCAGATATTACGAATGAGAACACAGCCAATGACACTGACAATGTAAATGGTGAGTCTTCTTCAAGTGTCCAAGGGAAAGCCCAAGATGGTAAGGATGCCAAGGACAAGATAGACTCTGATGTTGGCTCAGAAACTATTGAGAACACTACAGACTCTCAGAGCAAGGCTAATGATGCAAGGGATGAGGCAATACAGCACACTGACTTTACGACAGGAAACCTAGTGAACAATGTTATGAAATCAGGTTCTACCTACAGATGGCATGTTAAATCTAGTTACACTGATGATTCTACCCTATCTGTGGCTGATGTGACATTCGACACTGAGAGCGTGAAGGGATTCGAGCTTAACGCTACCACTGACAGTATGGTTCTATCAGACAGGATCAAGGTGGATATGTCCAAGGCTTATGAATTAAGCCTATGGATGAAAGCAGATGCAGGCGACCCAAGCGCTAAAGAATACTTTGGTATTTATGCCTTCAACTCTTCTGGAAGTAAGGTAGGAGTAAAAGAGGTTTCTATATCTGATGGATCAGTCAATGACAGCGACAACAGCAACCCTTATTTCTGGGATGGACAGACAAGCACTAACTGGGTAAGGCGAACAGCTTACTTGCTACCATTTGGCTTCAATTCTGCTGATGTAGTGAATATGGGTATCAATGTTGAAGATGCTTTCATTATGAATGGTGACATTGATGAGATTGAATTTAGGTTCTTGAATTGGTCGAACAATGGAACAGCCAGAAGCATCTATGTGACCAATACTAAGATGATTGAGGTATCTGGTGGCATTAAAGATATTATCGACAAGTCAAAAGAGGATGCTGAAAACTTCACTACTGGCTATGCAGAGAAAAAGGTAACGAAAGGCACAGCCTTCCCTTCTGCCCCAGATGTGGGACAGCTTTTCATTGATGAGTCAATACAGCCTAATGTTTGGTACAAGTATGATGGCTCTGAGTGGGTAAACCTCACACCACAGTATGCTGATGAAATCAAGTACACTGATGGGCAAGATGTTGAGACACTACAGCCAGCCCAAGGAGGCGCTGATGTAACTGGACAGAATACTGCTAACGATACTCAGAAAGTCAATGGTACTGCTTCTAGTACAGTTGAGAGTAACGCTTCTGCTGGTAAAGGTGCTAGTGATGATCTGACGAATAACGCTAACTTTGACAGAGCTAATCATGTGATTGTTTATGATGATGGAACGAATGTTGACAGCCTTAAACCTGCTTCTGCTGGGGCAGATGTCACAGGGGATAACACTGCTAATGATACTTCTAATGTAAATGGAGAATCAGCTTCAAGCGTTAAGAGCAAGGCACAAAAAGGCTCTGATGCTAAGGATAAAATCACTTCTGATGTAGGAAGCAACACGATTGAGAACACCACTGATGCTCAAAGCAAAGCTAACACTGCTGAGAACAATGCTAAGTTTGATGGTGGCTGGGGCATTGCCTACAATGTCAAAGATGGTGATGGTGCATTTCTACAGCACCCTGATGGATCAGCTTTAGATGATGCTTACACTTATGAGGTCACAGCGAGGACAAAGGGAACGAGTACAGAATCGACAGCCATTGCAACATTCCAGTCTAAGGGTGATGGAAATGGATGGGATCTTATTCACATCTACAGAATGGGAACAAGCTCTAATCATCCAAGATTCTATTTATCCAATGGCAAGCCAGCAATCAGCACATGGCACACAAGCTATTACTATGTTGAGGTTTCCCACAGCAGGAAGCGAGGCAGAAAATCAGCTTCCAAGGCTGTAGAAGACAATGCCAAGAGCTACACTGAGGGCTGGTCAGAGCAAAATGCTGATGTAACAGGCAACAATACTGCCAATGATGTTCAGACTGGTGCAGGCAAGGCAGTAGTTGAGTCTGGTGCTGACAAGACAAGCAACAATACTGCTAATGATGTTCAGACTGGTGCAGGCAAAGCTGTGGTAGAGTCTGGTGCTGACAAGACAAGCAACAATACTTCTGCTGACACTTCCAAGGTCAATGGTACTTCTGCCAGTACAGTTAAAAACAATGCTTCTGCTGGTAAGAGCGCAAGTGATGATCTGGACAGCAATGTGAACATTGACAGGGCAGGTAACAGAGTCAAATACTCTGATGGAAACGATGTAGACGATCTGCAACCCAGTGAAAGTGGCGCTACTTCTGGTGCTGACTGGGAAACCAATGTGAGCAACAAGCCTAAGACATTTAGAGTTGTGACTGTAGGTAACTCTTCTACAACCCATCCCACTGGCGCTGGTATCTATAATGAGAGTGGCAGTAAGATTGATGCAGGTAGCAGGTCTTATAACCTCTCAGTCCTTGATAGGACAACTCAGACATGGGATAGTCATACGACTTATGATGTTTATAGCTCTGCTTCTGAGGCAGGAAACCTAGCCACTGCCCTAAACAACCTTGGATCAGACAAGATCATTGTACTATTCACTTACGATGAGCCAAAGAAAAACAGGCTCAACAATTCATTGCCACAGGCTATCAAGAGAGCTGGTGGTAGTAGAACAATCTTTGAGTCCAGCAACTTCAAGCATAGGGGTGCTTATATCCTTATTGGTATTGGAGGCATTGGTGAAGGCAATGGACTAGAGCTTTATGCTGGTGATGTGGATAGTGACTCAGACGCTTGGGTTGAAACCAAAATAACTGTAGAGAAAGGGAACATTCAACTTGGAACGACCAAGAGCAAAATGGATGCAGACGATCTACAGGGCAAAGTAGATGGGGCAACTCAAATTAAAGATTACTCTATCACTACTAGCTTGATCGACACTCAAGGCTTAGATGCCTCAGTAGTCCTTGCAAACTATGTAGATGCTGACAATGTGGAAGTTAAATCTTCCAACAGTGACACTACGATCAATAGTAATGGGGTTACTGTCAAGGGTGGCTCATTCTATCTCAAGGATGATAACACGAATGACACCTACTCTATTGTTCCTAAGACTAACCTGATCGCTGACCATTCCTTTGAAATGCAAGAAGGGTTTGGAACAGTTGATGGCAATGGCTATCAAGATATTGTAGACAATGGCAATGATGAGCTAAGGAATTGGAACTTGATTGGTTCACCTAAGCTATTGAGCGCTATTGAGGCAGGCATTTATGAGGGTGGAGTTGACACCCCATTTGGTGGTCAATCTGTGATCGTAAACCATGACCACTATGTTAGGCAAAGGGTAAATGTCAGAGCTAATGAGCAATATTCAATATCATTCCATGCCCACTATCAGAATATTACTGCCACACAGGGGACACCTCAGTTAGTTGTCCAGTTTCTAGGTGATGGATCAGTAGTACAAACTGATTACTACAGCTTCTCTAAGCCAGATAATACTTGGGGCAAGTACGACAGGCACATTGTTGAAGGTATCTATGCACCTAACGATATGTCAAACTATGCTGATGCTCACATGAGGCTTTACTTTAGGACAGAAGGGAGTAACTATGTTGGCATTGATGGTGTCCAAGTTGTCCAAAGTCCAACAGCTACAAGCTACGATCCAGAAGACCAGATTTGGAAGCTAAGGCGAGGCATTGACAAGTACCCTCTTATAGATGCTGTAGAAGGCACAGACATTGGAGGTATAAACACTCTTGGCGCTAACACTATCAGTGGTAACGTTGTCCAAGGTGGCGCATTTAGAGGTTCTGATGTTGACCTTGATGGTGTACTAAGAATGACTGACCTTACCAATGGTTACAGGACAGTCCTTCAAAGATGGGGGAATGGAGAGTTTGGCTATCCTCTACTCTTACAAGGTGGCGACACTACGATTATTGCAGGTGGTGAAGGTGGTAACAAGCTCAAGGACAATGTGAGTGGAGAGCATCTTTATCTTGGTGCTGATGGTGATGTGATTGTTAAGACAGACCTCACCAACAAGAGCGCTTCTTCTGCCCCACACTTCAAGTTTGATAACACTGGATGGTTCGACATTCCAAAAGGTATGAATATCACAGTGGGATCAGGCAATGTTGCTCAGCTTGCAACTACAGGTGACAGGATTCTTTGTACTGATGACTTCTCCATTGCAGAGAATAAAGGCTTTAAATCTGACCACAACAATGGCTATATCATGAAGGATCATGGTAATGGTAACGTTACTCTATCAGCCACAGGCAACAGGCTTTATATTGGTTACTATGCAACCAATGAGCTAAGGCTAACCTATGATACTGGCTCAGGTAAATTCATCATGTTTAATGATGATGGAACAGGTTCAGAAGGTGGCGAGCCTACCATGAAACCTAACGATCACCAGTTTGGCTATATTGGTACAAGTGGAAGGGCATTTTACCAGATGCACGCTTACCAATTCGTCAACTCTTCCAGTGAAGAGATTAAGACAGATATTAGTGAGACAGACACCAAGGAAATGCTTGATCTTGTGAACAGTATGAGAGTCAAGAGGTATAAAGGTAAGAACGAAGCTAAAAGGAAAGGCGAGAAAGTTGAGAAGAATGGGAAGGAAAAGGACTTTGACACATTTGGTGTAATCATTGAAGAAGTAGAAGAGCTACCAAACGCTACTAAGATTCTTGATGATGAGCAGAAGGGTGTGAACGTCTACTCTTATGCTTCTGCCATTGGTGGCGCTGTCCAAGAGCTTTCCAAGGAAAACAAAGAACTTAGAGAAGAGCTAGAAGAGCTTAAAGGAGAGATGAGGAAATGGAACAACAAAGGAAAGTCTCAGTAG
- a CDS encoding N-acetylmuramoyl-L-alanine amidase: MGKIKVGISIGHGEDTWDTKGSKGIELDNGGHWEEFWFNEKVGKIVYYLLKDHNFEVILPQKWDSNETPLDEKADAFNEAEVDLVVAIHANAGADGAEGACIFHWTGSNAGHYADLWLENFGRLCPEQGFHGNGRHVADWGQWNAFYMLHATDMPTALIEHGFFTTDEQRERLQDPDFQDRSAQAIVKSICDYFTVEYYGHRQTETASTDDSPSIGFVTVEAQELYYYGSADWQDKAGTVEAGEVFTVTDELHVEGYKMYELVSGTYLTANEDYVSFEADESTEDDYVGFVEVEATKLYYYGSADWTDKRGTVNKGDIFTIVETLEVGGGTMYKLKSGTYVTANEDYVTFHEEL; the protein is encoded by the coding sequence ATGGGAAAGATTAAGGTTGGTATCTCCATTGGTCATGGTGAAGACACTTGGGACACAAAAGGTTCAAAAGGTATCGAGCTAGACAATGGTGGACACTGGGAAGAATTTTGGTTTAACGAGAAGGTAGGAAAGATCGTATATTATCTATTAAAAGACCATAACTTTGAGGTTATCCTGCCCCAGAAATGGGACTCTAATGAGACACCTTTAGATGAGAAGGCAGATGCCTTTAATGAGGCAGAAGTTGATCTAGTTGTGGCAATTCACGCTAATGCTGGTGCTGATGGGGCAGAAGGCGCTTGTATTTTCCACTGGACAGGATCGAACGCTGGACACTATGCAGACTTGTGGCTAGAGAACTTTGGAAGGCTATGCCCAGAGCAAGGCTTTCATGGAAATGGAAGGCATGTTGCAGACTGGGGACAATGGAATGCTTTCTATATGTTACACGCTACTGATATGCCTACAGCGCTAATTGAGCATGGATTCTTCACGACTGATGAACAGCGTGAGCGACTACAAGACCCTGACTTTCAGGATCGTTCTGCTCAGGCTATTGTGAAGTCTATCTGTGACTATTTCACAGTTGAGTATTATGGGCATAGGCAGACTGAAACTGCATCCACTGATGACAGCCCTTCTATTGGTTTTGTTACTGTAGAAGCACAAGAGCTTTACTACTATGGCTCTGCTGACTGGCAGGACAAAGCTGGTACTGTAGAGGCTGGCGAAGTATTCACTGTTACAGATGAGCTTCATGTTGAAGGCTATAAGATGTATGAGCTAGTTTCTGGCACTTACCTTACAGCCAATGAAGACTATGTGAGCTTTGAGGCTGATGAGTCCACAGAAGATGATTATGTTGGATTTGTCGAAGTTGAGGCAACTAAGCTATATTATTATGGTTCTGCTGACTGGACTGATAAGCGAGGAACAGTGAATAAAGGCGATATTTTCACTATCGTGGAGACTCTTGAAGTTGGTGGAGGCACAATGTATAAACTTAAGTCAGGGACTTATGTTACTGCTAATGAAGACTATGTGACCTTTCACGAAGAATTGTAA